One window of Microbacterium sp. Root61 genomic DNA carries:
- a CDS encoding permease prefix domain 1-containing protein has product MTAQHDLEEQITAWRTFLGTRSAVAPRDVDELETHLRDQIADLQQAGLSSDEAFIVSVKRLGSMDELSREFAREHSDRLWKQLVLGDTDAPQKRGASGLVLALVLGFTAALAVKLPDLLGVDDPTFYLRNASLLTLPFLAAYFAIRRRLGAAAIAVVVGVFAVVAVLLNVYPFAPDGGTEAFGTSPGATEILAAVHAVVVLWLAVGIAYVGGQWRSSRTRMDFVRFTGEWFVYFVLIALGGGVLSALTIAVFSALGMDASGFVGTWLVPCGAAGAVLVAAWLVEAKQAVIENIAPVLTKVFTPLFTGLLLALIVAAFVQRNLIDGQRDLLIIFDVVLLVVVALLLYAISARDPQAPPSWFERLQLVLVGSALVVDALVLIAMLARIGAYGFSANKVASLGLNVILLVNLAWSAWLLLGFVRRTSTFERLERWQTGYLPVYFVWAAIVVAVFPPLFGFV; this is encoded by the coding sequence ATGACCGCGCAGCACGATCTCGAAGAGCAGATCACCGCCTGGCGGACGTTCCTCGGCACGCGCAGCGCCGTCGCACCGCGGGACGTCGACGAGCTGGAGACGCATCTGCGCGATCAGATCGCCGACCTCCAGCAGGCAGGGCTCTCCAGCGACGAGGCGTTCATCGTGTCGGTGAAGCGCCTCGGCAGCATGGACGAGCTCTCCCGCGAATTCGCGCGGGAGCACTCCGACCGACTGTGGAAGCAGCTGGTGCTGGGCGATACGGATGCTCCGCAGAAGCGCGGCGCATCGGGACTCGTCCTCGCCCTCGTACTGGGCTTCACCGCCGCCCTCGCCGTCAAACTCCCCGACCTGCTGGGAGTGGATGACCCGACCTTCTACCTGCGCAACGCGAGCCTCCTCACGCTGCCGTTCCTCGCCGCCTACTTCGCGATCCGCCGCCGTCTCGGCGCTGCCGCCATCGCCGTCGTGGTCGGCGTGTTCGCGGTGGTGGCGGTCCTCCTGAACGTCTACCCGTTCGCCCCCGACGGCGGTACCGAAGCGTTCGGCACCTCGCCGGGCGCGACCGAGATCCTCGCCGCGGTCCATGCGGTGGTCGTGCTGTGGCTCGCGGTCGGGATCGCCTACGTCGGCGGCCAATGGCGATCGTCGCGCACGCGGATGGACTTCGTCCGCTTCACCGGCGAGTGGTTCGTCTACTTCGTGCTCATCGCGCTCGGCGGCGGCGTGCTGTCCGCCCTGACGATCGCGGTGTTCAGCGCGCTCGGCATGGATGCCTCCGGGTTCGTCGGCACCTGGCTCGTCCCGTGCGGTGCCGCCGGGGCGGTCCTCGTGGCGGCCTGGCTGGTCGAAGCCAAGCAGGCGGTCATCGAGAACATCGCACCGGTGCTGACCAAGGTGTTCACCCCGCTGTTCACCGGACTGCTGCTCGCCCTGATCGTCGCCGCCTTCGTGCAGCGCAACCTCATCGACGGGCAGCGCGATCTGCTCATCATCTTCGACGTCGTCCTGCTCGTCGTGGTCGCCCTGCTGCTCTACGCCATCTCGGCCCGCGACCCGCAGGCCCCGCCGTCATGGTTCGAGCGGCTCCAGCTGGTCCTGGTCGGCAGTGCCCTCGTCGTGGACGCGCTCGTGCTGATCGCGATGCTCGCGCGCATCGGCGCCTACGGCTTCAGCGCCAACAAGGTCGCCTCACTCGGACTCAACGTCATCCTGCTGGTGAATCTGGCGTGGTCGGCGTGGCTGCTGCTCGGCTTCGTGCGGCGCACCTCGACGTTCGAACGGCTGGAGCGCTGGCAGACCGGCTATCTGCCCGTCTACTTCGTGTGGGCGGCCATCGTCGTGGCCGTCTTCCCGCCGCTCTTCGGCTTCGTCTGA
- the fdhD gene encoding formate dehydrogenase accessory sulfurtransferase FdhD, with protein sequence MGRITVRRPVVKITVGGGEGVRRSDTLAVEEPLEIRVGGVALAITMRTPGNDVELAAGFLVSEGVIARGSDFLSAIHCGGPGTGGVENTYNVLDLTLAPGVTPPSPDLARNFYTTSSCGMCGKASIEAVETVSTYDVAADVASVDAAMIATFPDALRAQQAVFEKTGGLHAAGLFDATTGELLVLREDVGRHNAVDKVVGWAVLNDRLPLSGTVLMVSGRASFELVQKAVMAGIPMLTAVSAPSSLAVELAEASGLTLIGFLRGASMNVYSRADRVRVDSTSSVDVLAR encoded by the coding sequence ATGGGACGCATCACAGTGCGCCGACCGGTGGTGAAGATCACCGTGGGCGGAGGCGAGGGCGTGCGGCGCTCGGACACCCTGGCAGTCGAGGAGCCCCTCGAGATCCGGGTCGGCGGTGTCGCACTCGCGATCACCATGCGCACCCCGGGCAACGACGTCGAGCTGGCCGCGGGCTTCCTCGTGTCGGAGGGCGTCATCGCCCGCGGGTCCGACTTCCTGTCGGCGATCCACTGCGGTGGACCGGGAACCGGGGGAGTCGAGAACACCTACAACGTCCTCGATCTCACGCTCGCGCCCGGCGTCACGCCGCCGAGCCCCGACCTCGCGCGCAACTTCTACACGACCAGCTCGTGCGGCATGTGCGGCAAGGCATCCATCGAAGCGGTCGAGACGGTCTCGACCTACGACGTGGCGGCGGATGTGGCATCCGTCGACGCGGCGATGATCGCGACGTTCCCCGATGCGCTGCGTGCCCAGCAGGCCGTGTTCGAGAAGACCGGCGGACTGCACGCGGCGGGGCTGTTCGACGCGACGACCGGCGAGCTCCTGGTGCTCCGCGAGGACGTCGGTCGGCACAACGCCGTCGATAAGGTCGTCGGATGGGCCGTGCTGAACGATCGGCTTCCGCTCAGCGGCACCGTGCTGATGGTCTCCGGGCGCGCGAGCTTCGAGCTCGTGCAGAAGGCCGTGATGGCCGGCATCCCGATGCTCACGGCGGTCTCCGCGCCTTCTTCCCTCGCGGTGGAGCTGGCCGAGGCCTCCGGGCTCACCCTCATCGGGTTCCTGCGCGGCGCGTCGATGAACGTGTACTCGCGCGCCGATCGCGTGCGGGTGGACAGCACGTCGTCCGTCGACGTGCTCGCACGCTGA